From one Musa acuminata AAA Group cultivar baxijiao chromosome BXJ2-6, Cavendish_Baxijiao_AAA, whole genome shotgun sequence genomic stretch:
- the LOC135614320 gene encoding subtilisin-like protease SBT1.4 produces the protein MGKSFRLYFFPAVSILLILPLLGTAQVDTDAQATYIVHLSPSRKPASSPSHAHWYARTLRSLPGRQPARLLYAYSRAASGFAARLTPAQAAAIRRLPSVLAVLPDRLCHPHTTRSPGFLRLSTSTGLWPFSSFASDVVVGVLDTGIYPSRASFADDSLPPPPSTWRGYCESGNGFNASSCNRKLIGARFFYQGYEAAMGHPIDETKESKSPLDTEGHGTHTASTAAGAVVSDAGFYQYARGEARGMATKARIAAYKICWAGGCYDSDILAAMDAAIADGVDVISLSVGAGGYAPSFYRDSIAIGAFGAARHGVVVSCSAGNSGPGQRTAVNIAPWILTVGASTIDREFPADVVLGDGSTYGGASLYAGDPINSTYLPLVYAGDSGSRLCIPGFLDAAVVAGKIVLCERGANARVEKGSAVKLAGGAGMILANDAASGGELVADSHLIPATMVSHTSGSKITDYIKSQPSPTATIVFRGTAIGASPAAPKVAAFSSRGPNFRVAEILKPDVIAPGVNILAGWTGMNGPTDLDIDPRRVEFNIISGTSMACPHVSGIAALLRRAYPDWSPAAIKSALMTTAYNSDDSGETIKDLATEAESTPFVRGAGHVDPNRALDPGLVYDSNADDYLAFLCAMEYSPAQIAVFTRNEISVNCSTAALDSPGDLNYPAFSVIFSSNSDVVTYKRVVRNVGTSAAAAYEARVSSPPGVDVTVTPSTLVFDAVNESLSYEITFTSLASQAVAGSYAYGSISWSDGDHDVRSPIAVTWDQSLVSSI, from the coding sequence ATGGGGAAGTCGTTTCGCCTGTACTTCTTCCCCGCCGTGTCCATCCTCCTCATCTTGCCGCTGCTGGGAACGGCGCAGGTAGACACCGACGCGCAGGCAACCTACATCGTCCACTTGTCCCCCTCCCGCAAGCCGGCCTCCTCCCCGTCCCACGCCCACTGGTACGCGCGCACCCTCCGCTCCCTACCCGGCCGGCAACCCGCCCGACTCCTCTACGCCTATTCTCGGGCCGCGTCCGGTTTCGCCGCCCGCCTCACCCCCGCCCAGGCCGCAGCCATCCGACGCCTCCCTTCCGTCCTCGCTGTCCTCCCAGACCGCCTCTGCCACCCCCATACCACCCGCTCCCCTGGCTTCCTCCGTCTCTCCACCTCCACCGGCCTCTGGCCCTTCTCTTCCTTCGCCTCCGACGTCGTTGTCGGCGTGCTCGACACCGGCATCTACCCGTCCCGCGCTAGCTTCGCCGATGACTCCCTCCCCCCGCCCCCCTCCACGTGGCGGGGCTACTGCGAATCGGGGAACGGCTTCAACGCCTCCTCCTGCAACCGCAAGCTGATCGGCGCCCGGTTCTTCTACCAAGGCTATGAGGCCGCCATGGGCCACCCGATCGACGAGACCAAGGAGTCGAAGTCGCCGCTAGACACCGAGGGCCATGGCACCCACACAGCTTCTACTGCCGCCGGCGCCGTGGTTTCCGATGCCGGGTTCTACCAATACGCCCGTGGAGAGGCCCGGGGGATGGCCACCAAGGCGCGCATCGCCGCCTACAAGATCTGCTGGGCCGGAGGGTGTTACGACTCGGACATACTCGCCGCGATGGACGCGGCCATTGCCGACGGAGTCGACGTCATCTCACTATCCGTCGGCGCCGGCGGATATGCTCCTTCGTTCTACCGCGACTCGATAGCCATTGGGGCGTTCGGTGCAGCGCGCCACGGGGTGGTGGTCTCATGCTCCGCCGGTAATTCGGGCCCCGGACAGCGCACCGCGGTCAACATCGCCCCGTGGATCCTCACCGTGGGCGCTTCAACCATTGACCGGGAGTTCCCGGCCGACGTGGTCCTCGGAGATGGCAGCACATACGGCGGCGCCTCTCTTTACGCCGGAGACCCAATAAACTCGACCTATCTTCCGCTGGTGTATGCCGGAGACAGCGGGTCTCGTCTCTGTATTCCGGGCTTCCTCGACGCTGCCGTAGTAGCCGGAAAGATCGTCCTCTGTGAGCGCGGCGCCAATGCACGTGTCGAGAAGGGGAGCGCGGTGAAATTGGCCGGAGGGGCCGGGATGATTCTGGCCAACGACGCTGCTAGCGGCGGGGAGCTCGTCGCTGATTCCCACCTCATTCCGGCCACGATGGTCAGTCACACGTCCGGCAGCAAGATAACGGACTACATCAAGTCGCAGCCTTCGCCCACCGCCACCATCGTCTTCCGAGGCACGGCCATCGGAGCGTCCCCCGCCGCCCCCAAGGTGGCCGCTTTCTCGAGCAGGGGGCCAAACTTCCGCGTCGCGGAGATTCTCAAGCCCGACGTCATCGCCCCCGGCGTCAACATCTTGGCCGGGTGGACGGGGATGAACGGGCCAACGGACCTCGACATCGATCCGAGGCGGGTCGAGTTCAACATAATCTCCGGCACCTCCATGGCGTGCCCCCATGTTAGCGGCATCGCCGCCCTGCTCCGCCGTGCCTATCCAGATTGGAGCCCAGCTGCCATCAAATCCGCCCTGATGACCACGGCCTACAACTCAGACGACTCCGGCGAGACCATCAAGGACTTGGCAACCGAAGCGGAGTCCACACCTTTCGTTCGCGGTGCCGGCCACGTGGATCCGAACCGCGCGCTCGACCCCGGTCTAGTGTACGACTCGAACGCCGACGACTACCTCGCCTTCCTCTGCGCGATGGAATACAGCCCGGCGCAGATCGCGGTCTTCACCAGGAACGAGATAAGCGTTAACTGTTCAACTGCCGCATTGGATAGCCCCGGCGACCTCAACTACCCAGCCTTCTCCGTCATCTTCTCGTCGAACAGCGATGTCGTGACCTACAAAAGAGTAGTCCGCAACGTCGGAACCTCTGCGGCGGCGGCATACGAAGCGCGGGTCTCCAGCCCGCCCGGCGTGGACGTTACCGTCACCCCGAGCACGCTCGTGTTCGACGCCGTCAACGAGAGCTTGTCGTACGAGATCACGTTCACCTCTTTGGCGAGTCAAGCAGTGGCCGGATCTTACGCCTACGGCTCCATCTCATGGAGCGACGGTGATCATGACGTGAGGAGTCCCATTGCAGTTACATGGGACCAAAGCCTGGTTTCCTCCATTTG